GGGCGGATAACAGCGACGAACACTTCTTCCAGGCGATCCTCGTTGCCCATCGTGCCGACCTCTCCTCAGTCCTCACAGAACATCCCAGGTGACGGCCAAATGCTGTGCAGAGGCATGCCTGCCCCAGAGGAGGACACCTGGAGAGAATATGAGTTCACAGAATGTGTAAAGCTTAGACATCTATGATACATGATATTGGGATGTGTTATTCTAATAGGGGATTAACACAGCTGTTTTCATAATTGATTACTCTGCCTATTATTTGTCTTAATCTGTGGATCAGTTGCTTTGTTTATCAAAATGTCCAGTATTCCCTTAATTATGTGACATAGGAGAAAAAcctaaaattattttctttgacAAGCTGAACCAAGCAAATTTTTCACATCTACTTctttaaaaattatattaaatatttacagtgaATTGATTAATCTACTAATagtaataattaataataattataaacttaatttatatataaCTTATATTAAAAACGTTACAAAGCACttcaaaagtaaagaaaatattaaaatgaaaaatgatcagagaaaataaaacaagagatggatggatgggtggatgctagatagatagatagatagatagatagatagatagatagatagatagatagatagatagatagatagatagatagatagatagataaaacaatgaaaaatgaGCAGAGAAAATACATACAacaatagatggatggatgatagatagatagatagatagatagatagatagatagatagatagatagatagatagatagatagatagatagacccTTATACATTATTGGTCTGACAGATTGTCCACGCTTATAATACATTATGAACATGTTAGTTTCATATGTATTTACaatactaaccctaaccctaatacTTCAGGTTTCACTTTCAAACACAAACGATGTACACACACGAATAAAGTAAAATAGAAAGTTAATTTCACAATAACAGGCGAATAAACACTTTTGTGAAGTATCTTAACGATATAAACGTATTTCTGTTATATTAGTTCGTTTTAAgcatcagtttaaaaaaacaacttgttgaGTTCACGGTTCAGGTCCCGCCCCGGAAGCCAAACTCTGCGGTCTGAACACAGTtataacattaaatataaaagataCTGTGTTTCCCATTAAACACCGAGTGGACGTGTTGTTTCCTCCACATCCACCGGGACCGGGTTCGAGTCGTGGATCCTCCGGGAGGCTTCACACTAACATCACCATCCCCGTCTCTTCCGCCTGTTCAGCGGCTTCAACTCACCGAAAGCGACCCGTCTGGTGCTCGTTCTCTCCCCGGGTCAGACGCAGGGTTTACCGGGTTGAGTTACCGGGGAACAGCCGGGACCGAGCTCCGGTTGAAACCTCCAGGGCTGATCTGTGTTTGTTGAAGCGGCGACAGGCCTCTCGTTTTGGGGCAGGGCTGCAGAGACCGACCGAGGAATCACGTTTCAGTTCAGGAAACAGAGAACtctggtggtgggggggactCAGTGCGACCTGCACCCAcacactgacaacacacacacacacacactgacagcacGCACACTAGCAACACTTACAACCTCACAACACACCCTCCTCCagccactgaacatttgaacatttgcactggactgttatttatatattttttttttactactgtattatcccacctatagtgtattcatatttatttatatatttatcttgctcataTTGTATTtgtcgttcttatatcatacaattcctcttaatactgttcatattccatatatatttcttactgtacttcttatttatttacatatttgactttaaatatgcacaatactctgcacttatactgccttttttttaacttctggttagatgctaaactggatttcgttgtataagtacttgtaatgtgcaatgacaataaagttgaagctaatctaatctaatcacacacaacacacacacacacttcattcaAGCACAAGATATTGTGTCCTTGTGCGTTTTATCAAacaaaaatactgtaaatgtttaCAACTAATTCCTTGGGAAACATTGTGATCTCCGTTAgaatttaaaattatattaaggAGGTGTGAAATAGTTCGGACTGACTTTTAATCACTGGCAGGTCGGGGTGTAATGATTCAAGCAATATTTAAGTTAACTTTTTTTCTAGAGGAGGTGGATTTGTATGTGCTGCAAGAATATGTAGTCTGATATATATTAAGTtacaaattatattattttaagtgcTACTATATATTATAGGTGTGATATATGAAGGATGATTAAAAAGTACAATTACATTCTGAACTCAGAGGAATGACCTTATGGAATagtattaaattaaaagtgagTTAAATAGTTAAACAAACTTTAGTGGAGATGGAAATGATTTCACAACTGAAACttataatttatacattttaattaaagagaTTGTATAAAACTTCAGCATTTATTGGTTTGTCGCACAAAGCACCGGAAACAAACAGTGGTCTCTTggaaacaaaaatatacaataacaGACAAGTATTGAAATTTTGATTAAAGAATATCAGCTCAATTGCACAAATGCAAACATAGTTTTggttcttatatatatatttacgttataatataataaatcttTTTTGGTTGGTCCACAGCTGAGAGTAAACCCAGAGGAAGTTCTCTCTCCGTTGGTCCATGTTCAGGTGGACTTGACTTTGCACTGACTGAGCacatcctccatcttcctctggaTGTCCTCCACCCTCTTCGCCCACTTCTCCCGCACCTCGTCTTCATCGTCCTCTGTAACAGCTGTGTAGGCCATGAGCGAGATGAGGCCCATGTGGAACAGGTGGGTGATGTGCGAGCAGCGGCGCTCCATGATCTCCAGGTCCCCGTCGCAGCTGTCCAGGTACACCTTCAGCAGGGTTCTTCCAAACAGCGTCTTGGTCCCCATCACGCCCCGGTAGTACACGTCCAGGCTCATGTCGCTCTTGTCTCTCTCGTAAATCTTCTCGAAGTTCTTCATGTGGCGCTGGGTGTTGTCCGGATCCTTCTTCATGAGCGCCACCATGCTGTTGAAGGCGTTGTACTGGTGCTTGATGTACTCCTCGTACTTGCCGTAGGTTTCGTTCACCTCGTCGATTCGGATCTGCCTCAGGCATTGCTGGTTCTTCTGTGAAATGGTCTCGAGCTTGGTGTGGACCTCCTTGAAGTCCTTGTCCAGAGCGTGGGCCTCCTCGTCCACCAGGCCCTTGCGAGCCACCCCGACCAGGGAGGAGACGATGCCGAAGATGGGGTCTATGGAGGAGGCGAAGGAGGACACCTTCTCCACACAGCACAGCACCTTCGCTACCGTTTGCTTGATTTGTGCCGCGTCAGCCATCACTGGAGCTTTTCTTCTGCCTCTTTAGGATCCACAAAGTGAGTCTGGAGGCTGGAGAGGTAAAAGGTAAAAGTCAACCACATCAGTAATCAACTATAACTCCTCTTCTCGCTTAACATCATATTCGGTTGCTATGCCTGCAGCCCACATGTCACCAGCTGCTGCATGTGCGCCATATTGTTAAAGGTGTCATCTTTCACGCTCATGGGACAACACAATGTGGGTTTGTGTTGCCTGGACACACACGTGTGAGTGGAGGAAGGACTGGAAGGAATTCATAGTTTTATTACTGAtgaaatctgtaaaaatatttttaaaaaggcagaaaatagaaatatatataaatcaacaTATTTATTATGCAAGAATTACTTAAATTAATCAGTGATCAAAATTGGTGCCTGTTcattttaaactaacaattaagtagcacttaaatggcacttacttatagcactttgtagttttgctttatttttgaagaaagtgtactttcttgattcttgttgggattgaatgcacttattgtaagtcgctttggataaaagtgtcagcttaatgaaatgtaatgtaatgtaatgtggaATAAACCTGTTTTTGTTCCTCCACAATAACTTCCGAGGAACTAAGGTGCAGTATTCCGGCTGACCATCTTAATATGAATTAATTCCAGTTCATGCTTCTCATAGTTGGGGCATTAATCATCCTCCTCAATGCTGCTCTGCAGGAAAAATAACTTAGGAACAACAGCGGGTGTGACTGGTTTCGAAGTAACACCAGAAAGACTGGAAATCAAGGAATGGTGACAGGTTGAGATCTTCATTCAATCCTCTTCTCCAGTTTCAATAACCTCCGGCAGCTGTTTGGTGCCTTGACCTTTAACTTACAGGATCTGCTGCCGGTTTGTTTTCAAGCTTCTTTCCCCTCATTTCCTgatttccaacacacacacacacacacccacacagacacacacacatgaatccaCCACCCAGtctttcagtttcatttcatcCTTCCCAGCTGACTCGGTTGTTACCCAGAATCCCCATCACCCATCAGATCAGAGATTACAGCAGATGTTTACTCACCAGAGATAAAAGtgttggttctctctctctctttctctctctctctctctctctctctctctctacagcaGCCGTCTGACTTTGCTCTCCACCATTTCGAAGCACAGCCCCTTCCTGCCAAGTGAGGGAGTGACCATAAAGGAAGTGACTCTGCACCCTGTGCTGATTGGATGAGAGGCAGTTCCTCCACATGCACCGCAGCTTCATGCTCAAACAACCACTGACACTGAATGACAGGGCATCCTctccattgtgttgtttttaattacaGGTCCACACACCTCACCAAACCTGCATCAGTGACACACACCACAGTAAAGATCTGAAAATAAAGAATCACcaggaaacaaataaaataatgtccGTTTTATTTATGTCTGAGTATCGGTGACATTGctgtggatttattttttcaatcagAATTAGTAAACACATCAAAGACTGATATATATAGAATAGGCTTATACAGAGAATAAGGATGTGAAGGATAAATATGAATTTACTTACATTTATCAATTAATACCAAAGTAAGCAGAAgctatttaaaatataaattgaaGTATTGGGCTACTAATGTGCTTCAATTACATGAAGGTATTTTTGGTGATTAATGTATTAAATTAACTGGTGAATAAATGAGAATatgttctttattttattacatttatttttcctccacCATTATGATGCACGTCTCCTGCatctcgccctcctcctccacgatAACAGCTCCGGATGTCTCAAACATGAGAATACGAGGTAAGTTAATTTTAAGACCATACAGTACTTGAAACTCTATGTATTACATGAAGATTTCGTACTTTGGCACCATCTACTGGTAATATGCAGAATTACACTGTGGCAGACAtgctcctccccctcagccTCTTGTTGCCTGTTCCAGTGATGAAGGGGATGGAGGAGTATACGTACACATGTCAGCCATAAAGTACTTCTCTTGATTGCACTTCCCTTTTTAAGGTAACTGTTTCCCCACTTACTTAACATTACAATACAATTTTACATCGACCTCACAAGAGACTTCAAAGATACTTCACCCCACACAATTATTGTGTTAACTGTCAATGTCATAAACAGCATTGTTTGCACTGACAACAGCCTGAGACACACTGAGGAACATTTACCATAAAGATTTTAAACGCTGAATTGGTTTTATAAAACTTTGATTTCCTGGGTTTCACCTGAATTCACCTGACCTGATTATTATTACTATCTTAAAGTATTCAAGGAATTTCTCTTCTATACACTGTGGGTattctaactgtatttacaGCTAAACAAATACTATTCATCAGGACAAGGTCAAGGCTGTTGTGTAATGTTTGATTTCCTACATAGTGATATGAGACAGGATGGGAAAACATCTGCAAATTTTCCCAAGatccccccaccctctctctcgctctctgtccctctctctctccttcttacacacacatgctaatAACTGACAAAGTTTTTACttacttttttattaaattgaaaaaatatgCAATTACAAACAGATACATTTACACAAAAtatctaaataataaaaataaaaacttcacatcatacagtacatataaaaatataaaaaacactaGATTGTTAAAGATGAAACAAACTAGTGGCACAAAACTATGTGACTCATTCCTCCAGTTTGTCTGTGGAGGTGGTTGGAGGTgaacttgtgtttcttcttctttgtctttttggAAAAGTTGCTCTGAAGCCAGAATGTACTCGTCCTTCTTTTACTTACtattctctgtgtgtctctgttatATTGTCCATCTTCTATTGGTTAAACTGAGGGcaaacaaagtcaaaaacaaAATTCTTAAAATATTGTGTTATATGCAAAAATATGTCTAGACCTTTCTTTTGTCACACTTTTCTCCATTTGGATTATTACACTCTCTTTGATATATTAGCTCACTGATACCTTATCAATATTCTGTCAACTTTCACTAGCTGATAAGCAACACGGTGGGAAATCACTCAGCTGCAACTAATGTGTATTGAACTCCCATTACTGTGAGAAATCTGGATTTTGACAGAGTCACTCTGAttagaaacacattttgtgttttaaaatcctttttgcCTCCATTGTCTGAACTGGCTGTTACAGATAGTGTGACAGAGATGTCACCAAAGGTCACAAAAGGTCACAAAAAGTCGACTAAAACCACTGAGTCAGTCCATTACGCAACGTGTTTCTGACCCACGATAAATGAGGGACGTGACCAGATGAAtacccctcacacacaaac
This is a stretch of genomic DNA from Limanda limanda chromosome 19, fLimLim1.1, whole genome shotgun sequence. It encodes these proteins:
- the rpz2 gene encoding rapunzel 2, which encodes MADAAQIKQTVAKVLCCVEKVSSFASSIDPIFGIVSSLVGVARKGLVDEEAHALDKDFKEVHTKLETISQKNQQCLRQIRIDEVNETYGKYEEYIKHQYNAFNSMVALMKKDPDNTQRHMKNFEKIYERDKSDMSLDVYYRGVMGTKTLFGRTLLKVYLDSCDGDLEIMERRCSHITHLFHMGLISLMAYTAVTEDDEDEVREKWAKRVEDIQRKMEDVLSQCKVKST